Proteins co-encoded in one Jeotgalibacillus malaysiensis genomic window:
- a CDS encoding elongation factor Tu: MAKEKFDRSKTHANIGTIGHVDHGKTTLTAAITTVLHKKYGRGSAMAYDQIDGAPEERERGITISTAHVEYETDTRHYAHVDCPGHADYVKNMITGAAQMDGGILVVSAADGPMPQTREHILLSRQVGVPYLVVFMNKCDMVDDEELLELVEMEIRDLLSEYDFPGDDIPVIKGSALKALEGEAEWEEKIFELMEAVDSYIPTPERDTDKPFMMPVEDVFSITGRGTVATGRVERGQVKVGDEVEIIGLSEEPKKTTVTGVEMFRKLLDYAEAGDNIGALLRGVSRDDINRGQVLAKPGTITPHTNFKAEVYVLSKEEGGRHTPFFTNYRPQFYFRTTDVTGVCNLPEGVEMVMPGDNIEMTVELISPIAIEEGTKFSIREGGRTVGAGVVASIQK; the protein is encoded by the coding sequence ATGGCTAAGGAAAAATTCGACCGTTCGAAAACCCATGCGAATATTGGAACAATCGGACACGTTGACCATGGTAAAACAACTCTAACTGCTGCAATCACAACTGTACTTCACAAGAAATATGGTCGTGGATCTGCAATGGCATACGATCAAATCGATGGTGCTCCAGAAGAGCGCGAGCGCGGAATCACAATCTCAACTGCACACGTTGAGTACGAAACTGACACTCGTCACTATGCACACGTTGACTGCCCAGGACACGCTGACTATGTTAAGAACATGATCACTGGTGCTGCTCAAATGGACGGCGGTATTCTTGTAGTATCTGCTGCTGATGGCCCAATGCCACAGACTCGTGAGCACATCCTTCTATCTCGTCAGGTAGGTGTACCTTACCTTGTTGTATTCATGAACAAGTGTGACATGGTAGACGACGAAGAACTACTTGAACTAGTTGAAATGGAAATCCGTGACCTTCTTTCTGAGTACGATTTCCCTGGCGACGACATTCCAGTAATCAAAGGTTCTGCACTTAAAGCTCTTGAAGGAGAAGCTGAGTGGGAAGAGAAAATCTTCGAACTTATGGAAGCTGTAGATAGCTACATTCCAACTCCTGAGCGTGACACTGACAAGCCATTCATGATGCCAGTTGAGGACGTATTCTCAATCACTGGTCGTGGTACAGTTGCTACTGGACGTGTTGAGCGTGGACAAGTTAAAGTTGGTGACGAAGTAGAAATCATCGGTCTTTCTGAAGAGCCGAAGAAAACTACTGTAACTGGTGTTGAAATGTTCCGTAAGCTTCTTGACTATGCAGAAGCTGGCGACAACATTGGTGCACTTCTTCGTGGGGTTTCTCGCGACGACATCAACCGTGGACAGGTTCTTGCTAAGCCAGGAACAATCACTCCACACACAAACTTCAAAGCTGAAGTTTATGTTCTATCAAAAGAAGAAGGTGGACGTCACACTCCATTCTTCACTAACTACCGCCCACAGTTCTACTTCCGTACTACGGACGTAACTGGCGTATGTAACCTTCCTGAAGGAGTAGAAATGGTTATGCCTGGCGACAACATCGAAATGACTGTTGAGCTAATCTCTCCTATCGCAATCGAAGAAGGAACTAAGTTCTCTATTCGTGAAGGTGGACGTACAGTAGGCGCTGGCGTTGTAGCTTCTATCCAGAAGTAA
- a CDS encoding 30s ribosomal protein s10: MAKQKIRIRLKAYDHRILDQSAEKIVETAKRSGASVSGPIPLPTEKSVYTILRAVHKYKDAREQFEMRTHKRLVDIVNPTPQTVDALMRLDLPSGVDIEIKL, translated from the coding sequence ATGGCAAAACAAAAAATCCGTATCCGTTTGAAAGCATATGATCACAGAATTCTGGATCAGTCTGCTGAGAAGATTGTTGAAACTGCAAAACGTTCAGGTGCTAGTGTTTCGGGTCCAATCCCGCTTCCAACTGAAAAGTCTGTTTACACAATTCTTCGCGCGGTCCACAAATATAAAGATGCTCGTGAGCAGTTTGAAATGCGCACACATAAGCGTCTGGTAGACATTGTGAACCCAACACCACAAACGGTAGATGCGCTAATGCGTCTTGATTTACCGTCTGGCGTTGACATCGAAATCAAACTTTAA
- a CDS encoding 50S ribosomal protein L3, translating to MTKGILGRKIGMTQVFAENGDLIPVTVIEATPNVVLQKKAVDTDGYESIQIGFEDKREKLANKPSKGHAAKAETAPKRFVREIRGVELGEYEVGQEVKVDIFAEGDVVDVTGVSKGKGFQGAIKRHNQSRGPMTHGSRYHRRPGSMGPVDPNRVFKGKLLPGRMGGEKITVQNLSIVKVDAERNLLLVKGNVPGPNKTLITVKSAIKAK from the coding sequence ATGACCAAAGGAATCTTAGGTAGAAAGATTGGAATGACTCAGGTTTTTGCTGAGAACGGCGATCTTATCCCAGTAACAGTAATCGAAGCTACTCCTAACGTAGTTCTTCAAAAGAAAGCTGTTGATACTGACGGATACGAATCAATCCAGATCGGTTTCGAAGACAAGCGTGAAAAGCTTGCTAACAAACCATCTAAAGGACATGCCGCTAAAGCTGAAACGGCTCCTAAGCGCTTCGTCCGTGAAATCCGCGGTGTTGAGCTTGGCGAGTATGAGGTTGGTCAAGAAGTCAAGGTTGATATTTTCGCAGAAGGCGATGTAGTAGATGTAACAGGAGTATCGAAGGGTAAAGGTTTTCAGGGTGCAATCAAGCGTCACAACCAATCCCGCGGACCAATGACTCACGGTTCTCGTTACCACCGTCGTCCTGGTTCAATGGGTCCTGTTGATCCAAACCGCGTATTCAAAGGTAAATTACTACCTGGACGCATGGGCGGAGAAAAGATTACAGTTCAGAACCTTTCAATCGTTAAGGTTGATGCTGAGCGTAACCTACTTCTTGTTAAAGGGAACGTTCCTGGCCCTAACAAGACACTAATCACAGTAAAAAGCGCGATTAAAGCGAAATAA
- a CDS encoding 50S ribosomal protein L4: MPKVSVFKQDGSQAGDIELNESIFGIEPNNAVMFETVLMQRAAQRQGTHKVKNRSEVAGGGRKPWRQKGTGRARQGSIRSPQWRGGGTVFGPTPRSYSYKLPKKVRRLAIKSALSSKVAEENILVLEALSFESPKTKEFASVLSSLSLDKKVLVVTEGLDENVALSGRNIPGVTVISATGVNVLDVLGHDKVVMTKGAVQKVEEVLA, encoded by the coding sequence ATGCCTAAAGTATCCGTATTTAAACAGGATGGTTCACAAGCTGGTGATATCGAGCTTAACGAATCCATCTTCGGCATTGAGCCAAACAACGCAGTGATGTTCGAAACTGTACTGATGCAGCGTGCTGCACAGCGTCAGGGAACTCACAAAGTAAAAAATCGTTCTGAAGTAGCAGGCGGCGGTCGTAAGCCATGGCGTCAGAAGGGAACTGGACGTGCCCGTCAAGGTTCGATCCGTTCACCACAATGGCGTGGCGGTGGTACTGTATTCGGTCCAACACCTCGCAGCTATAGCTATAAGCTTCCTAAAAAAGTTCGTCGTCTGGCGATCAAATCAGCTCTTTCAAGCAAAGTTGCTGAAGAAAACATCTTAGTTCTAGAGGCGCTTTCATTCGAATCGCCAAAAACGAAGGAATTTGCTTCAGTATTAAGCAGCCTTTCACTAGACAAGAAGGTCCTAGTAGTGACTGAAGGTCTTGACGAAAACGTTGCTCTATCTGGACGTAACATTCCAGGCGTAACAGTTATTTCTGCTACTGGCGTCAACGTACTTGATGTACTTGGCCACGATAAAGTGGTTATGACGAAAGGTGCAGTTCAAAAAGTAGAGGAGGTGCTTGCATAA
- a CDS encoding 50S ribosomal protein L23 — MDARDIIKRPVITERSSDLMGEKKYTFEVDTRANKTQVKDAVQEIFGVDVEKVNIMNYKGKFKRMGRYTGYTNKRRKAIVTLTEDSKEIEFFEV; from the coding sequence ATGGATGCTCGCGATATTATTAAGCGCCCCGTAATTACTGAGCGTTCTTCAGACCTTATGGGTGAGAAGAAATACACGTTCGAAGTCGACACTCGTGCTAACAAAACACAAGTGAAAGACGCAGTCCAGGAAATCTTTGGTGTGGATGTTGAGAAAGTAAACATCATGAACTACAAAGGTAAATTCAAGCGCATGGGACGTTACACTGGTTATACTAACAAGCGTCGCAAAGCAATTGTAACTCTGACTGAAGATAGCAAAGAAATCGAATTTTTTGAGGTTTAA
- a CDS encoding 50S ribosomal protein L2: MAIKKYKPTSNGRRGMTASDFAEITTSKPEKSLLAPIKRKGGRNNQGKLTVRHQGGGHKRQYRVIDFARTKDGIPGRVATIEYDPNRSANIALINYVDGEKRYILAPKGLVVGMEVMSGPEADIKTGNALPLVNIPVGTVIHNIELKPGKGGQLVRSAGTSAQVLGKEGKYVLVRLNSGETRMILATCRATVGQVGNEQHELINIGKAGRSRWLGKRPTVRGSVMNPNDHPHGGGEGKAPIGRKSPMSPWGKPTLGYKTRKKTNKSDKFIVRRRKK, translated from the coding sequence ATGGCGATTAAAAAGTACAAACCTACCTCTAATGGTCGTCGCGGCATGACAGCTTCTGACTTTGCTGAGATTACAACAAGCAAGCCGGAAAAATCACTTCTTGCGCCTATTAAGCGTAAAGGTGGCCGTAACAACCAGGGTAAGTTAACAGTTCGTCATCAAGGTGGAGGCCATAAGCGCCAATACCGTGTCATCGATTTCGCTCGTACGAAAGATGGCATTCCAGGACGCGTTGCTACGATCGAATACGATCCAAACCGTTCAGCAAACATTGCACTAATCAACTACGTTGATGGTGAGAAGCGTTACATTCTAGCTCCTAAAGGACTAGTAGTAGGCATGGAAGTTATGTCAGGTCCTGAAGCAGATATTAAAACAGGTAATGCACTTCCACTAGTAAACATCCCAGTGGGTACTGTTATCCACAACATCGAGCTTAAGCCTGGTAAAGGTGGTCAGCTAGTACGTTCAGCTGGTACATCAGCACAGGTTCTAGGTAAAGAAGGTAAATACGTGCTTGTACGTCTTAACTCAGGCGAAACTCGTATGATCCTTGCAACTTGCCGTGCTACTGTAGGACAAGTTGGTAACGAACAGCACGAACTAATCAACATCGGTAAAGCAGGACGTTCACGCTGGTTAGGCAAGCGCCCAACTGTACGTGGTTCTGTAATGAACCCGAATGATCACCCACACGGTGGTGGTGAAGGTAAAGCGCCAATCGGCCGTAAATCACCAATGTCACCATGGGGCAAACCAACTCTTGGTTACAAGACTCGTAAGAAGACAAACAAGTCCGATAAGTTTATCGTACGTCGTCGTAAAAAATAA
- a CDS encoding 30S ribosomal protein S19 has translation MGRSLKKGPFVDDHLMSKVEKLNETDKKQVVKTWSRRSTIFPNFIGHTIAVYDGRKHVPVYVTEDMVGHKLGEFAPSRTYKGHASDDKKTRR, from the coding sequence ATGGGTCGCAGCTTGAAAAAAGGACCTTTTGTGGACGATCATTTAATGTCAAAAGTTGAGAAGCTTAATGAAACAGACAAGAAGCAGGTTGTTAAAACTTGGTCTCGTCGTTCTACAATCTTCCCTAACTTCATCGGTCATACAATCGCTGTATACGATGGACGCAAACACGTACCGGTTTACGTGACAGAAGACATGGTTGGTCATAAACTAGGTGAATTCGCACCAAGCCGTACGTATAAAGGTCACGCAAGTGACGATAAGAAAACAAGACGCTAA
- a CDS encoding 50S ribosomal protein L22, which yields MQAKAVANTVRIAPRKVRLVADLIRGKQVGEAVAILNHTPRAASPVIEKVLKSAVANAEHNYDMDINNLVISEAYVNEGPTLKRFRPRAQGRASAINKRTSHITIVVSEKKEG from the coding sequence ATGCAAGCAAAAGCTGTTGCAAACACAGTTCGTATTGCTCCTCGTAAAGTACGCCTAGTAGCAGATTTAATCCGCGGTAAGCAGGTTGGCGAAGCGGTGGCTATCTTAAACCACACACCACGCGCTGCATCACCAGTAATCGAGAAAGTATTAAAATCTGCTGTAGCGAACGCTGAGCATAATTACGACATGGACATTAACAACCTTGTGATTTCTGAAGCATATGTTAACGAAGGACCAACACTTAAACGTTTCCGTCCTCGTGCACAAGGTCGTGCAAGTGCCATTAACAAACGTACAAGCCACATTACAATCGTGGTATCTGAAAAAAAGGAGGGATAA
- a CDS encoding 30S ribosomal protein S3 has translation MGQKVNPIGLRIGVIRDWESKWFAGKDYADLLHEDLKVRDYIEGRLKEASVSKVEIERAANRINITIHTAKPGMVIGKGGTEVEALRKDLNKITGKRVHINIVEIKRADLDAKLVGENIARQLENRVSFRRAQKQSIQRTMRAGAKGIKTQVSGRLGGADIARAEHYSEGTVPLHTLRADIDYAHVEADTTYGKLGVKVWIYRGEVLPTKNNKKSEEGGN, from the coding sequence GTGGGTCAAAAAGTAAATCCAATTGGACTACGTATCGGAGTCATTCGTGACTGGGAATCAAAATGGTTCGCAGGCAAAGACTACGCAGACTTACTTCATGAAGACCTTAAAGTACGTGACTACATTGAAGGTCGTCTGAAAGAAGCATCAGTTTCTAAAGTAGAAATCGAGCGTGCGGCTAACCGCATCAATATTACAATTCACACTGCTAAGCCAGGTATGGTTATCGGTAAAGGTGGTACTGAAGTCGAAGCACTTCGTAAAGACCTTAACAAAATCACTGGCAAACGAGTTCACATCAACATCGTTGAAATCAAACGCGCTGATCTTGATGCGAAACTTGTAGGTGAAAACATTGCACGTCAACTGGAAAACCGTGTATCTTTCCGTCGTGCTCAAAAGCAATCAATCCAACGCACAATGCGTGCTGGCGCTAAAGGGATCAAAACGCAAGTTTCTGGTCGTCTAGGCGGAGCAGACATCGCACGTGCTGAACATTACAGTGAAGGTACTGTTCCACTTCATACTCTTCGTGCTGACATCGACTACGCTCACGTTGAAGCGGATACTACGTATGGTAAGCTTGGAGTTAAAGTATGGATCTATCGTGGAGAAGTTCTTCCTACCAAGAACAACAAGAAATCCGAGGAAGGAGGAAACTAA
- a CDS encoding 50S ribosomal protein L16 — protein sequence MLLPKRVKYRRVHRGKMRGQAKGGTEVSFGEYGLQALEASWITNRQIESARIAMTRYMKRGGKVWIKIFPHKPYTKKPLEVRMGSGKGAPEGWVAVVKPGKIMFEIAGVSEEVAREALRLASHKLPVKTKFVKREEIGGESNES from the coding sequence ATGTTATTACCTAAACGCGTTAAATATCGTCGTGTACACCGTGGAAAGATGCGCGGACAGGCAAAAGGCGGTACTGAAGTAAGCTTTGGTGAATACGGCCTACAAGCTCTTGAAGCTAGCTGGATCACTAACCGTCAGATCGAGTCTGCTCGTATCGCGATGACACGTTACATGAAACGTGGCGGTAAAGTATGGATTAAAATCTTCCCACACAAGCCTTACACTAAGAAACCTCTAGAAGTCCGAATGGGTTCCGGTAAAGGGGCACCAGAAGGATGGGTAGCAGTTGTAAAGCCGGGTAAGATTATGTTCGAAATCGCTGGAGTATCTGAAGAAGTTGCTCGTGAAGCACTTCGTCTTGCATCACACAAACTTCCGGTTAAGACTAAGTTTGTAAAACGAGAAGAAATTGGTGGTGAATCAAATGAAAGCTAA
- a CDS encoding 50S ribosomal protein L29 codes for MKANEIRDLTTAEIEQKVKSLKEELFNLRFQLATGQLENTARIRQVRKAIARMKTVIREREIGANN; via the coding sequence ATGAAAGCTAATGAAATTCGTGACCTAACCACTGCCGAAATTGAACAAAAAGTAAAATCTTTGAAGGAAGAGCTATTTAACCTTCGTTTCCAACTGGCTACTGGTCAGCTTGAAAACACTGCTCGCATCCGTCAAGTACGAAAAGCCATTGCTCGCATGAAAACCGTGATTCGTGAAAGAGAAATCGGCGCTAACAACTGA
- a CDS encoding 30S ribosomal protein S17 → MSERNQRKVYTGRVVSDKMDKTITVLVETQKKHSLYGKRVKYSKKYKAHDEQNQAKTGDIVRIMETRPLSATKRFRLVEVVEEAVII, encoded by the coding sequence ATGAGTGAACGCAACCAGCGTAAAGTTTACACTGGCCGTGTTGTTTCTGACAAAATGGACAAAACAATCACAGTGCTAGTTGAAACGCAAAAGAAACATTCACTTTATGGCAAACGAGTAAAGTACTCTAAGAAGTACAAAGCTCACGATGAACAAAACCAAGCCAAAACAGGCGACATTGTTCGTATTATGGAAACTCGTCCGCTTTCAGCAACAAAACGTTTCCGTCTAGTGGAAGTCGTAGAAGAAGCGGTTATTATCTAA
- a CDS encoding 50S ribosomal protein L14: MIQQESRLKVADNSGAREVLTIKVLGGSGRKTANIGDVIVCTVKQATPGGVVKKGEVVRAVIVRTKSGVRRKDGTYIKFDENACVIIRDDKGPRGTRIFGPVARELRDSNFMKIVSLAPEVL; the protein is encoded by the coding sequence ATGATTCAACAGGAATCACGTTTAAAAGTAGCTGATAACTCTGGTGCACGTGAAGTACTAACTATTAAAGTTCTTGGAGGTTCAGGCCGCAAGACTGCTAATATTGGTGATGTGATCGTCTGCACAGTGAAACAAGCAACACCAGGAGGCGTTGTTAAAAAGGGTGAAGTTGTAAGAGCGGTAATCGTTCGTACAAAGAGCGGCGTTCGTCGTAAAGATGGTACGTACATCAAGTTCGATGAGAATGCTTGTGTCATCATCCGTGACGACAAAGGCCCTCGTGGAACTCGTATCTTCGGACCGGTTGCTCGTGAACTTCGTGACAGCAACTTCATGAAGATTGTTTCTCTAGCACCAGAAGTTCTTTAA
- a CDS encoding 50S ribosomal protein L24: protein MHVKKGDKVMVISGKDKGKTGTILATSPKTDRVTVEGVNIVKKHSKPSQMNPQGGISNMEAAIHVSNVMLIDPKTNEPTRVGYKVEDGKKVRIAKKSGESLDK, encoded by the coding sequence ATGCACGTTAAAAAAGGCGATAAAGTTATGGTTATTTCCGGTAAAGACAAGGGCAAGACAGGTACAATTCTTGCAACTTCTCCGAAAACTGACCGCGTAACTGTTGAAGGTGTGAACATCGTCAAGAAACATTCAAAACCTTCACAGATGAATCCACAAGGTGGAATCTCTAACATGGAAGCAGCAATTCACGTATCAAACGTGATGCTGATCGATCCGAAAACGAACGAACCAACACGCGTTGGTTACAAAGTTGAGGACGGCAAGAAAGTACGTATTGCTAAAAAATCAGGTGAATCTTTAGATAAATAG
- a CDS encoding 50S ribosomal protein L5, with amino-acid sequence MNRLKEKFNNDITPALVKKFDYTSVMQVPKIEKIVINMGVGEAVQNTKSLDTAVEELTTITGQKPLITKAKKSIAGFRLREGMPIGAKVTLRGERMYDFLDKLISVSLPRVRDFRGVSKKSFDGRGNYTLGVKEQLIFPEIDYDKVNKVRGMDIVIVTTANSDEESRELLTQFGMPFQK; translated from the coding sequence ATGAACCGCCTAAAAGAAAAGTTCAATAATGACATTACACCTGCTCTAGTTAAGAAGTTCGATTACACTTCTGTAATGCAGGTGCCAAAAATCGAGAAAATCGTAATCAACATGGGTGTTGGTGAAGCAGTTCAAAACACTAAATCACTAGATACAGCTGTAGAGGAGCTTACAACAATCACTGGTCAAAAGCCATTGATCACAAAAGCTAAGAAATCTATCGCAGGCTTCCGTCTTCGTGAAGGTATGCCAATCGGTGCGAAAGTTACACTTCGCGGCGAGCGTATGTATGACTTCCTAGACAAGCTAATCTCTGTATCTCTACCACGTGTACGTGACTTCCGCGGAGTATCTAAAAAGTCTTTCGACGGTCGCGGTAACTACACTCTTGGTGTTAAAGAGCAGCTTATCTTCCCAGAGATCGATTATGACAAAGTGAACAAAGTACGTGGCATGGACATCGTAATTGTAACGACAGCTAACTCAGACGAAGAGTCTCGTGAGCTTCTAACACAATTCGGTATGCCATTCCAAAAGTAA